A genomic segment from Phragmites australis chromosome 6, lpPhrAust1.1, whole genome shotgun sequence encodes:
- the LOC133921712 gene encoding wall-associated receptor kinase 4-like, which produces MRSSTSAMMVSMLHLLMFLATVPQAWAAVHGVARGGGGLLHIPSVASLAHCHSQCGNISISYPFGIGPDCFRQGFELTCDTTTRPPTLFLGNSTTQITYVDDDAVGVVASAIGFNITLIPGVHTYNRTWEAPVKGFMLGEDSSLYVVGCDVDLYLLSHNTTDIIGACTSSCADNRQTMENTNAESCQGNNGCCSIWLQQDLQAFWLKLVRHDGAVAEPEEVLPNVKVIMSQYYDFHTDDLYSSWVNSSNLRGVWLQTPIMDQPSCGSAQINKDNYACNDESTCRNLLPGKGYYCSCNSLMDGNPYIRDGCIAAYNPKVKEDCTKSCGNMTIPFPFGFEAGCFGKSNFRLNCTANKITILDRGYAQYRVTKVSLDNGSLTVSNMLNNTSSNNAQITAYTAQYKDHAVYEGQAFEDLFDFSKEDEIKIRWVVANLTCQTATRSATYACISNHSSCVHVYRGKIFLGYRCKCNNGFQGNPYLELEDACTDINECSLPNYCNETCQNYEGGYKCTPYKRNLLLGIAIGIGCGLGSIVIALGAAVLVNKWKKGIQKRIRREYFKKNQGLLLEQLISDESVTNKTKIFSLEELEEATNNFDATRVLGRGGHGTVYKGILSDQHVVAIKKSKIVEQTEIDQFINEVAILTQIIHRNVVKLFGCCLEAEVPLLVYEFVSNGTLYDLLHTDITVKCILSWDDRIRIAVEAAGALAYLHSAAAIPIFHRDVKSSNILLDDSFTTKVSDFGASRSLSLDETHVMTIVQGTFGYLDPEYYQTGQLTEKSDVYSFGVILVELLTRKKPIFINDSGSKQSLSHYFIEGIQDGALKEIIDSNIVEEADQEDIDDIASLTEACLKIKGGDRPTMKEVEMRLQFIRTKRPRRTQNLHGNDGEIEALLSPNARNHHEHINLVNEAHLTSQGISGCYSLEQEFASSISLPR; this is translated from the exons ATGCGCTCCTCCACCAGTGCCATGATGGTTAGCATGTTGCATCTTCTGATGTTCTTGGCTACTGTGCCGCAGGCATGGGCCGCTGTCCATGGAGTCGCCAGAGGGGGTGGTGGGCTCTTGCATATCCCTTCCGTTGCCTCCCTGGCTCACTGCCACTCCCAGTGTGGGAACATCAGCATCTCCTACCCCTTTGGGATAGGGCCCGACTGCTTCCGACAGGGCTTTGAGCTCACCTGCGACACCACCACTCGTCCTCCCACTTTGTTCTTGGGAAATAGTACTACTCAGATCACTTACGTTGATGACGATGCAGTTGGAGTTGTTGCTTCTGCTATCGGATTCAACATCACCTTGATCCCAGGGGTGCACACCTACAACAGGACATGGGAGGCCCCTGTTAAGGGCTTCATGCTCGGTGAAGACAGCAGTTTGTATGTTGTGGGCTGCGATGTTGACCTCTACTTGCTTAGCCATAATACCACCGATATCATTGGTGCTTGCACAAGTTCTTGCGCAGACAACAGACAGACCATGGAGAATACAAATGCGGAGAGCTGTCAAGGGAATAATGGCTGCTGCAGCATCTGGTTGCAACAGGACCTACAAGCCTTTTGGCTCAAACTTGTTCGCCATGACGGGGCAGTGGCAGAACCAGAAGAAGTGCTCCCTAATGTCAAGGTTATCATGTCACAGTATTATGATTTCCATACAGATGATCTTTACTCGAGTTGGGTAAATTCAAGCAATCTGCGAGGTGTGTGGCTTCAGACTCCCATCATGGACCAGCCAAGCTGTGGAAGTGCCCAAATAAATAAGGACAATTATGCTTGCAATGATGAAAGCACTTGCAGAAATCTACTGCCCGGGAAAGGCTACTATTGCTCATGCAACAGCCTCATGGATGGCAATCCCTACATTCGGGATGGATGCATAG CAGCTTACAATCCAAAGGTCAAAGAGGACTGTACGAAATCATGTGGAAACATGACAATTCCATTCCCTTTTGGGTTTGAAGCAGGTTGTTTCGGAAAAAGTAACTTTCGACTCAACTGCACAGCAAATAAGATCACTATTCTGGACCGTGGGTACGCACAATATCGTGTGACTAAAGTGTCACTTGATAATGGTTCTCTAACTGTTAGTAACATGTTGAACAACACAAGCTCTAACAACGCACAGATAACAGCCTATACAGCTCAATATAAAGATCACGCCGTGTACGAGggccaagcttttgaagatctTTTTGATTTCTCTAAAGAGGACGAAATTAAAATAAGGTGGGTCGTTGCCAACTTAACTTGTCAAACAGCTACAAGAAGTGCTACGTACGCGTGCATCAGCAACCACAGCAGTTGCGTACATGTCTATCGTGGAAAAATATTTCTtggatatcggtgcaagtgtAATAACGGCTTCCAAGGAAATCCATACCTCGAACTCGAAGATGCCTGCACAG ATATCAACGAATGCTCACTGCCAAATTACTGCAATGAGACATGCCAGAATTATGAAGGAGGGTACAAATGCACTCCGTACAAACGCAACCTTCTTCTAG GCATTGCCATTGGAATCGGTTGTGGCCTTGGTTCCATAGTCATTGCATTGGGAGCAGCTGTACTTGTAAATAAGTGGAAGAAAGGCATCCAAAAGAGAATTAGAAGAGAATACTTCAAGAAAAATCAAGGCCTACTCTTAGAGCAGCTAATCTCGGATGAAAGCGtcacaaacaaaacaaagatATTCTCCTTGGAGGAACTAGAGGAGGCAACCAATAACTTTGATGCTACTCGTGTTCTTGGTCGTGGAGGGCATGGCACAGTTTATAAAGGGATTCTATCTGATCAGCATGTGGTGGctataaaaaaatccaaaattgtGGAGCAAACTGAAATAGACCAGTTTATCAACGAGGTTGCTATCTTGACTCAAATCATCCATCGCAATGTGGTGAAACTTTTTGGTTGTTGTTTAGAAGCTGAGGTGCCCTTGTTAGTTTATGAGTTCGTATCCAACGGTACTCTCTATGATCTTCTTCACACAGATATTACTGTAAAATGTATCCTGTCATGGGATGATCGCATAAGGATTGCAGTAGAAGCAGCGGGAGCACTTGCTTATCTGCACTCTGCAGCTGCCATACCAATTTTCCACAGAGACGTGAAGTCTTCCAACATACTACTAGATGACAGCTTCACCACAAAGGTTTCGGACTTTGGTGCTTCAAGATCTCTGTCACTCGATGAAACTCATGTGATGACAATTGTCCAAGGAACATTCGGTTACCTAGATCCAGAGTACTATCAAACTGGCCAACTAACTGAGAAGAGTGATGTATATAGTTTCGGAGTAATACTTGTGGAACTTTTGACAAGAAAGAAGCCGATTTTTATCAATGATTCAGGTTCAAAACAAAGCTTGTCTCATTACTTCATTGAAGGAATTCAAGACGGAGCTTTGAAGGAAATAATAGATTCAAACATTGTGGAAGAGGCAGACCAGGAAGATATTGATGATATTGCCTCACTTACAGAAGCATGCTTGAAGATCAAAGGAGGAGATAGACCAACTATGAAAGAAGTAGAGATGAGATTGCAGTTCATAAGAACTAAGAGGCCGAGAAGAACACAAAATTTGCATGGAAACGATGGAGAGATTGAGGCTTTGTTAAGCCCAAATGCTAGGAACCACCATGAACATATCAATCTTGTCAACGAAGCCCATTTAACATCGCAAGGAATCTCTGGGTGCTACAGTCTGGAACAAGAATTTGCGTCCTCAATCAGTTTGCCACGCTAA